A part of Populus alba chromosome 8, ASM523922v2, whole genome shotgun sequence genomic DNA contains:
- the LOC118052172 gene encoding dolichyl-diphosphooligosaccharide--protein glycosyltransferase subunit 4A-like, whose protein sequence is MFDDQDLGFCANFLGIFIFVLVIAYHYVIADPKYEGN, encoded by the coding sequence ATGTTTGATGATCAAGATCTGGGATTTTGTGCCAATTTTCTTggcatttttatatttgttctgGTGATCGCCTATCATTATGTGATAGCTGATCCAAAGTACGAAGGCAACTGA
- the LOC118052174 gene encoding ATP synthase small subunit 6, mitochondrial-like produces the protein MRKFDPWPVFFKREWNRNWPFLVGFAITGALITKFSLSLTEEDAKNSPFVQRHKK, from the exons ATGAGGAAGTTCGATCCATGGCCGGTATTCTTCAAGAGAGAATGGAACCGTAACTGGCCTTTCCTCGTTGGCTTTGCCATCACTGGTGCTCTCATCACCAAATTCTCTCTCAGCCTCACCG AGGAGGATGCGAAGAATTCTCCTTTCGTGCAAAGGCACAAAAAGTAA
- the LOC118052175 gene encoding ACT domain-containing protein ACR9: protein MGIPADDVVLIQQGGGSNDPTVITVNCPDKSGLGCDLCRIILEFGLHITRADFQTDGKWCYIVFWVVQRSNSLRLDWDSLKNQLLIVSPPCLAPLYYDHKLNGSTAAPSVYLLKFCCVDRKGLLHDITEVLTELEFTIQRLKVMTTPDEKVVDLFFITDGRELLHTKERRDNTCGYLCDVFKEYCISCELQLAGPECENQRTFSSLPMAVAEELFSCELSEKESCTQALGTATTPPKKAIVTVDNLLSPAHTLLQIQCVDQKGLFYDILRTSKDLNIQVAYGRFSSSIKGYRNMDLLIRQTDGKKIVDPKLLANTCSRLKEEMLHPLRVIITNRGPDTELLVANPVELCGKGRPRVFYDVTLTLKKLGICIFSAEIGRHSTQDRQWEVYRFLLDENCDVPLASSQARNQIVDRIRRTLMGW from the exons ATGGGGATTCCAGCTGATGATGTCGTTTTGATCCAGCAAGGTGGCGGTTCCAATGACCCTACCGTCATCACCGTCAATTGCCCTGACAAGTCTGGCCTTGGATGCGATCTCTGCAGAATAATTCTCGAGTTTGGGCTACACATTACTCGCGCAG ATTTTCAAACGGATGGAAAGTGGTGTTACATAGTGTTCTGGGTGGTTCAACGTTCAAACTCGCTAAGACTTGATTGGGATAGCTTGAAAAACCAGCTCTTGATTGTGTCTCCTCCATGTCTGGCTCCACTTTATTACGATCACAAATTGAATGGTTCCACGGCTGCTCCTTCTGTATATTTGTTGAAGTTTTGTTGTGTTGACCGGAAAGGATTATTGCATG ATATCACTGAAGTTCTAACGGAGCTTGAATTTACAATTCAAAGACTAAAAGTAATGACAACACCAGACGAGAAAGTCGTGGACTTGTTCTTCATTACAGATGGCAG GGAGCTCTTACACACGAAAGAAAGGCGAGATAACACATGTGGATATTTGTGTGATGTATTCAAAGAATATTGTATCAGCTGTGAACTTCAGTTGGCCGGTCCTGAATGTGAAAATCAGCGGACTTTCTCTTCCCTCCCAATGGCAGTTGCAGAAGAATTGTTTAGCTGTGAGCTGTCAGAAAAGGAATCCTGCACGCAAGCACTTGGGACAGCTACAACACCACCAAAGAAGGCCATCGTTACAGTGGATAATCTTTTGAGCCCAGCTCATACATTGCTTCAAATACAATGTGTTGATCAAAAAGGTCTCTTTTATGACATCTTGAGAACTTCAAAGGACTTAAATATCCAG GTAGCTTATGGTAGATTCTCATCTAGCATAAAAGGATACCGTAACATGGATCTATTAATTCGGCAAACAGATGGGAAGAAGATTGTGGATCCTAAACTTCTGGCCAATACTTGTTCTCGATTGAAGGAGGAGATGCTTCATCCATTACGAGTGATCATCACCAACAGAGGCCCAGATACTGAACTCTTAGTAGCTAACCCTGTTGAGTTATGTGGCAAGGGAAGACCTCGTGTATTTTATGATGTTACTTTAACTCTGAAAAAGTTGGGAATATGCATTTTTTCG GCTGAAATTGGAAGGCACTCAACTCAGGATCGCCAGTGGGAAGTCTACAGGTTCCTCTTGGATGAAAATTGCGACGTTCCGCTAGCAAGTAGTCAAGCCAGAAATCAAATAGTGGACAGAATTAGAAGAACATTAATGGGGTGGTAG
- the LOC118052173 gene encoding UDP-glucuronic acid decarboxylase 6, whose protein sequence is MAKEASNGNHNSATKAPPTPSPLRFSKYFQSNMRILVTGGAGFIGSHLVDRLMENEKNEVIVADNYFTGSKDNLKKWIGHPRFELIRHDVTEPLLVEVDQIYHLACPASPIFYKYNPVKTIKTNVIGTLNMLGLAKRVGARILLTSTSEVYGDPLVHPQDESYWGNVNPIGVRSCYDEGKRVAETLMFDYHRQHGIEIRIARIFNTYGPRMNIDDGRVVSNFIAQAIRNEPLTVQAPGTQTRSFCYVSDMVDGLIRLMEGENTGPINIGNPGEFTMMELAETVKELINPEVEIIGVENTPDDPRQRKPDITKAKELLGWEPKIKLRDGLPLMEEDFRRRLEVPREN, encoded by the exons ATGGCCAAGGAGGCTTCGAATGGAAATCACAACTCTGCAACAAAAGCTCCTCCAACTCCATCTCCTTTAAGATTTTCCAAGTACTTCCAG tcCAATATGAGGATTTTGGTCACTGGAGGAGCTGGATTTATTGGTTCACACCTGGTGGACAGGTTGatggaaaatgaaaagaatgag GTTATTGTGGCGGATAACTATTTCACTGGCTCTAAGGACAACCTAAAGAAATGGATCGGTCATCCAAGATTTGAGCTCATTCGTCACG ATGTCACTGAGCCATTGCTAGTTGAGGTCGATCAAATTTACCACCTTGCTTGCCCTGCTTCCCCAATCTTCTACAAATATAATCCTGTAAAG ACCATAAAGACAAACGTGATTGGGACATTGAATATGTTGGGACTTGCCAAGCGAGTTGGAGCAAG GATTTTGCTTACATCAACTTCCGAGGTCTATGGAGATCCACTTGTACATCCTCAGGATGAGAGCTACTGGGGAAATGTCAACCCAATTG GAGTCAGAAGTTGCTATGATGAAGGAAAGAGAGTGGCTGAAACTCTGATGTTTGATTATCACAGGCAGCATGGGATAG AGATAAGAATTGCCAGAATTTTCAACACTTATGGACCCAGAATGAACATTGATGATGGTCGTGTTGTCAGCAATTTCATAGCCCAAGCAATCCG TAACGAGCCTTTGACTGTTCAAGCACCTGGAACCCAAACCCGGAGTTTCTGTTACGTGTCTGACATG GTTGATGGCCTCATCCGGCTTATGGAAGGAGAGAACACTGGGCCTATTAACATTGGAAATCCAG GTGAATTCACCATGATGGAGCTTGCGGAGACTGTTAAGGAG CTTATCAACCCTGAAGTAGAGATCATAGGAGTGGAGAACACACCAGATGATCCTCGCCAGAGGAAGCCAGACATCACAAAAGCAAAAGAATTGTTAGGCTGGGAACCGAAGATTAAGCTGCGTGATGGCCTTCCTCTCATGGAGGAGGATTTCCGACGGAGGCTTGAAGTTCCCAGAGAGAACTGA